In Choloepus didactylus isolate mChoDid1 chromosome 18, mChoDid1.pri, whole genome shotgun sequence, the genomic stretch AAGTCACAGTGGGCCCAGGTCACCCCATGCAGAATTTGAACCAGAAGTGAATGGAACCAGATGAGTGGCCAGTTTTTCTCTTCAGAATTCTCCCACTGATCTTTCTAAGAGACTTGGTTTAATCTTATTTGTTCCTCTCATCCTCCcctcaaaataaagaaacaaataaacagaaaaacccaCTGCATTTCATTTGGACTAGTTAGTATGTAATGGAGGAACCATGATAATAGATAACAAGGAGTGGTTGCCTTCCTAGAGTGAAAGGAGTACCTTGGAGTGGTCAAGGATAGTCAGTGCTGCTCATTTATTATGATTTTGTTCTCAGGACACAGTTTGTTACTCTTTTTTGTAGGAGCTTATCTTCGGTGGAAAGTGAAAGCCTTGGGGAAAAGTGTCTTAAGACATGATGCTTTTGCTCTTTGCGACCACATTGTTGCATGCTTTTGTATCCCCCAACTGTGCTGCGAGCTTCTCAAAGCTAGGAAcagattttccattttcttttcttcacttcAGAGTTCTGTTCATTAAGAATGGTAGCTGACACCAGAGTACTTAGTATCTGCCGGCCATGGTCCCAAAATGGGGGGAGGGCTGGCGGTGGGGCTTGTGAATACCATTTGGGCTGTCACACCTTGCCATGTAGTTGGGCATACTTTAACCAGGGAGGTTTTTTTCCCCAGGCTGTTCTCACTACTACTGCCACTCTGCCCTGGTAGGTCTCTTGTCCAGGCAGTGATTAAATAGAAAGCCACGGGGCTCCCCCTGATCCTTGCATAACATAGTTGCTCAGCAGGCCTGAAAGATCATCGAGCATTAGCTTAGCTAAGTGGTAGGCAAGGTGGCCATCCATCTCCTTAGTGCCTTCCAGATTTGAATAGGAATAATACCCCATCAGTGATCCATCTCAGTGCAGAGAAACTCCGGAATATAGCACCACCATGCTCTGGGATGGTCGTAACCAAAATCATCTTTCCAGACTTCCACTTAGAACTATTGGGATCACTTTCTGGTTGCCTGATGAGTGCTTGCCATAGATGGCTAGTGATGGGTCTGGGCATCTATTTCGGTGTCTCGTATTTTGGAGAGACAGCCAGCATGCCTGCGTTTGGGCTATTAACTCGTTTCAGCTTTCAGCCATGGATTCCACAGATGGACTTTTTGCAATATAAGAAATGTGTATTTACTAATATAAAGTGCAGCTGTCCTTTAAATTGCCTTTGTCTCTCATCAATCATTTGGGTGAAAAGAGGATATTTAGGAGTACTCATTCTGTGTTAAGGACTTGCAATTAACTTACAAAGTTAATCTTTATCTTTTCACCTCTCCCCAAGTAGTGAACTGTTTTAAATGTACTTTTTCTTGTCATCATAGAAGTGTTTCGtaacactgaacaaaaataattAGGCCTCAGTTTTTGAGTGGTGAATGGTTTTAGATATCTGGACTATCATACATTTCACAGCATTAATCACTGTTGCTATTAGATAGGTAGGACAGTGCTGTCCTGTTAGTAATAATGGAGAGGGTAGATTGGCCATTTCCCATAATGAAGAACTAGTACTAATAACTTttgcaaaagaaatacaaatagtcaATAAACGTGAAAAACATCAAACAATCAAAgatatgatattttaaaagagatAACAGTTTCTCCTTATTAAATGGTAGTGGTGTTTAAAATGCCATTTTGGCAAGTATCACTTGAAATAGGAACCGTAAACCACTGGCAGGGAATATAAAATTGTACAAACTTTTTGGAGGGCTGTTTGGCAACATAAGCTGTATTGGCCTTACCCTTTAATCTAGCAATTACATTTCAAGGAGTTTATCCTAAGgaagtaataaaaaaaaggatCATTAATAGATAAAAACAAGAATGCTCATGATAGCATTGTTTGAGATagcaaaaaaaattggaaatacttTATAGTCATTAAAAGTCATGTTCTTGAATATTTTGAGGATATGGGGAAATTTGTAtaatagaaaatgtttattttataataggaaaaaaggCACATTATAAAACCATGTATAGTATTCTAGTTATAAAaggtatatgaatatgtataacCCAAAATCCTAAAAGTTGTCTTGCGGTaggtttaaaaattaaacaaaaacaacatagattttgttttatattttccaaattttctatggaactatttatttttcaagaaatcaAGAAGGTAAAAATTCCAATGAAGATGGTTTAATATTTTGGGTGCTTAGCAGAATGAAAGATAAAGGTTTGTATTCCAGGTTAGAAACTTTGTTATTTGAACCGATACAAGTTCATTTATCATCCTTGAATACTAGAATCTCAGGATAGAGAGGGAATACATTCCAAAGTATTCTTGTCTACAGGCCACATACATCTTCCTGTCATATACATTGTAAGCATTCCTAATGAGTAGTTTCTTTTTGACTCTCAGTGTGTTACCAAAGGTTGGGTATTTTAACACTTTATTTTCCCAAGcttccttgtttcctttttcATGATGTGTTTGCTTTTTAGGGAACAATCTGATTGCTGTAATTTATTTAAGTGAAGACTTGAGGAATTGATTTTTAAGAACTTTAGcgtcttagtttctgttttttagcCTGTTTGGTTCTTAAGCTTTTTTAGCTGtcttaaccttttttttaaaagttagatttaaaaaaaaagatagagtcTTAAAAGTTTTTCTTCATGGAATTGTACATTTCAGACATCAGAATGAGTGTAGGAGCCTAGTATAAATGATGAGCTCTCCTCACCTCTTCCTGGAACAGCTGTTGGGGCCTATGAAAAGGGAGAGTTTGCTACATTTCCCAGGGTTGAAAAGAAGATTGCAACAAAACCTTGAACCTTATGATACTCTGTAAATGGGATGGCAATAGAACGTACTGGGGGAATGGACAAAAAGTCCCCATGTTGCACTGTTTTTGATTCAGTATGAGAGCATGTCCTGACTGGCCTGATGTATCATGGCTGGGGTGGGTGGTGATGCACAGCTAGAAAATATGATTGTAGTATGAGATGAGTAAAggggttattttttttcttcctgattaAATACGACTAAACGTGTGGGAAATGCTTCAAATCTGCATTTCGTCTCTAGTATAGTACATCTTTAAATAATACCGTGCTCTGTTTTTTCCAGGGGTGAGCCCCTCCAGACTCCGAATAGGAGATCAAGAGTTTGATTCATTGCCTGCTTTACTGGAATTCTACAAAATACACTATTTGGACACTACAACGTTGATAGAACCAGTTTCCAGATCCAGGCAGGGTAGTGGAGTGATTCTCAGGCAGGAAGAGGCAGAGTATGTGCGAGCCCTCTTTGACTTTAATGGGAATGATGAAGAAGATCTTCCCTTTAAGAAAGGAGACATCCTGAGAATCCGAGATAAGCCTGAAGAGCAGTGGTGGAATGCAGAGGACAGCGAAGGCAAGAGAGGGATGATACCAGTCCCTTACGTCGAGAAGTATAGACCTGCCTCCGCCTCAGTATCGGCTCTGATTGGAGGTAACCAGGAGGGTTCCCACCCACAGCCACTGGGTGGGCCGGAGCCTGGGCCCTATGCCCAACCCAGCGTCAACACTCCGCTCCCTAACCTCCAGAATGGGCCCATTTATGCCAGGGTTATCCAGAAGCGAGTCCCCAATGCCTACGACAAGACAGCCTTGGCTTTGGAGGTACATAACATGCAAAATGTAGAAAGAAGAGCTCTCCCTTTCAGACCTCTTAGAGCTTTGTAGGAATGCTGAATACAACACCAGCGTGGTGATGATGTTGTAGATGTTGAACCGTTAAGTTCTGATTTTGGCATTTTAAtgttgggttttctcttttttatagaAAACCTATTTTAGAATGAGTAAGCTTAAAGTGGTATAACTGAATGTTCTAATTGATCTCCTACTAAGCATATTTTACTTTAATAACACCACCTAAATTCATAGGAATTAACCTAAAATGCTTTTTCTCATCTAAATTctaatctgtttctttctttctgtcattgTCTAAAAGAAAGTGGGTTTACATAGATTTCAATGTAATGAGTGGTCTCTATCAAAGCACTTAAAtagaattttctcatttaaagtAAAGTGCTTTAACTTTTGGGAGCATGAGATTCCTTACCGCTGATTGTGTTTGTCGAATAAGAATTCAGGAAGAAACAGTAAAGCAAAGTAGAGGCGTGAGGAGATCCatacacaaaagtatttaattccAAGAAGCAGGTTTACTTGATCTTTATGTTTAATGCATTTTACAGACCAGAAGCCAGTTCTTCCCgaagaattaatttttttccttttattggtgAATAATTATCCTTGGTAGCATATTTCCTTTTTGTCAACCATTACTTTGTGTTTATTCCTCTCTTTAGTGTCcacagctttcttttttctttttcttccttcatttctctctgtcttcctggttttttgtttgtttgtttgttttagttatgCAGATCTAATGATAAATTAAAAGCTAGTACAGAAGTAGCGCGCTATCCCATCTTTCAGAGcctattaatatatggtgtctgGAATATAAGCAAGTAGCTAACTTTCATAAGTACAGGCTGACATTAATGTGAACACACATTAGCAGAGGAGGAACAAAAATGTGTTCTTGTAAATTGAATaactaaattttgttttctttgggtcATGCTCATACACTGAGGAGTGGGAGCTGCCTTTGTCTAAGTGGGAGTGTTAGCCCACCGAATGAGCTAGAATTTATTTGAACCAGCCTCTAATATTACTGAATTTGagctttttcttttaagttctgATCTAGTGGATGCAAAGGAGGGTTAGTTGAGTTTTAAAGgtttgactgaaaaaaaaaaaaagtatgtttttaaagCTTGTATTCTTTGAGATAATTTTGTGACTTAAAAGCAGCATGTCCCTACTCTGATAAGAAATGCAATGCATGTTGTCTATTCAcatcatttcttttcccacttagAATTTGGAGAATACAGAAAACAAGTTTCTAGCCTCATGTTTTCATTTAAGTTTGGGTGATTTCAGTACTAAACACAGTGCTGTGCACATGATGGATGTGACTCTTGACATTTATTGCAGACCATGTTAGCACTGGGCTGGAATGTGAAAATAGCATTCATGGGACAAGCCAGCTAACAGCCGGGAGATAATAGTTACCACATTAATTTTGCTTCCATATGCATTTTCTTTCTCAAACAGAATTGTTTTTAATGATGCCTGCCTTGATTAGAGGCTTTAGTGCTCAAAAAGGTTAAGCTTCTCTCCCTGCTGTGAAATATAAATctaatgaaatgaagatttaagTAGAAAACtagttaattttgttttcttttttgatttggaTATTGATTTTGAACCACATTTAAGTTAGAACAGATATACCAAGTGATACCTTTAAAACACCTTTtcttacttatttaaaaaaaacagtttaacacataattttagagctggaaaggaCCTTGGCTATCCTCATTTGATGGGTGGAAAAAACCGATGCTTAGAGAGGTGGAATGGGTTATCCATAGTTAGAGGTGGAGACATGAGGCACCCAGATCTGCCTTGGCACCCTTTCTGCCAGACCAAAATCCAGTCTGTGGTCCTTTTTTACAGCGGTGCTGCTGCCCTCCTTGATGCAGATGTTGTGTAGTTTCATTGATAGTGAGTTCTCAATTACAAGCAGATACAGTTCTCCCTTCCTACTTGGTTTTTCATAGGGGCTTATATCTAGTCCATTTTGTGATGAAGCTGGGGAATAAGGTTAGGATGACTTAGCTTTCTGACCTTCACAACCTGATGAGAAAGACATGCATTGCTGTGGATGTGTGAAGCATAATTTGACATGCTATACATCTAGGTCTATAGGCTAACTAGGTACACTTTACTGGAGGTTTACTGGTAACTTTAAGTTGCTAAATTAGAATCTTTGAATTTGAGAATTAGGCAGGCCCCTGGAGATGATGTATTAGACCAGCAGCTTTCAGACTGCTCTTCTGTGTCCTAAGAGTTCCCAGGAGATGCCTAGGAAAGGGGGAAAGCTGaggaggcaaggctctgggtctCTCTCTCTTGCTTCAACTGCAAAGCAACCCTGCTTTAAACTGTATATTGGTATCTGTAAGATTTTCTTTGAGGAAACAGTttccatgcttttaaaaaattaagtttaaaaacagtgTTCAAGAACTATCTCCCTACGTCTTACAGATGGATTGTTTTCTGCGTGGTATATTTGCTGTGACCAGAGTTCctcactagaatataagttattagatatttcctctcttttcccacCCATCAGATTTCTCCTGTAGGGATGAAGGCATGGAAAGAAGAGATTAACTCTAGCCAAAAACCAAAGTTGGGGTATTCCTTTGCCCGCTATAGTTCTATGGGTCACTCAATCACATTTTGGAGGAAAATGCCAGTGAACAAGAGAGACACCATCTGTTCCACCATGGAGCTCCTGGTGAAGGCAGACATTAAACAAATGCAGAAATGCTGAGTATTTTGAAGGAGAAATACTGGAAATAACACTAGAACCAGTACTGACACACCTTTCATTTTTTGATCTTAGAttccatccttttgtttcatGACTCCTTGGTAGCTGGTACAgtgattaaatattattttgtaaattacaggcgttaaagtttatttttttttgcctctctagCCTGTCCAGAACAATtacattacctttttttttagaagtaataatttaatcaaatataaaaattcaaattattttgttataaaaatttGTACAAAATAAACCACAGATACCATAAAAAcataaccataaaaataaaacagaactaaACAAGTAGAGAGAACAttccaaagaaaaattatttaataaagaaaacctTATCTATCAACTTGTTTGAAATTATTCATCTTTTAGATATGTGATGCTTTATTTCCTAGAGTTAAAATAGTGATTTCCATTTACACTTAGTCTATGAAATATTAgatattcattttaaaagtcaACATATATAAACAGATTCTAAAATCAAGCATTAGTAAATAGTTGCAAAGCAATCACTAAAACCTTTGCATATTTGTTAACAAAAATCACAAATCCAGAATATAAAATCCATCTGAAATCGTCTAACCAAACACCTCAGCTTCTGAggtgataaaaagagaaaattaaaatcttatttaCATGCAAGGTTTTGTACACAAATGGATTTTTGTcagtttacttttaaaaacaaaccaaaccagcACCATTCCTTAAATTTGTCCTAAGTTATGCTTGAACTTTAAGGACTTTTAACAACTTCAGTTacataggaaaataatttttattgttgaaaattacaaatcatttttcttttgacctTATAGAAGTTTTCGGTATTCAGTCCAAAGCTTCTAGAGAACAGTTCTCcattaatgctatttttttttttttttcattaaaaaagaaaaaattctatctGGAGATACTATACAATCTCTTTAAAAGAGAGCCTGTTTTCCCCCAAACCTTTTCCCTAAGAACTAAGGCATCAGTTTTCAGAAATAAGCTCTTAACAACTGTTTCTGAAGAAAATTTTTCTACTAGGATACTGTACTCACTCTTCTTGTACTTTGAAAATCAGATTTTGTAGTTATTCAGTGACAAACTATTATTATTTGGATAACTTTGTCCAAAAATGTATTGgtaggcaaaaaaataaatatttgctaatatcTAAAGTTGATTAAAACAATTTTAGACAGTAAGTGTTTATTTACATAACTATTGTTGACATCAACTGTTGGTTCAGATAAGATGTTCTAGCTGGACTGATGCCATTAATCCATAAATAACCATGTCTGCATTTCTTCCAAAACTGTGCTCAGATTTCACCTATCATACACTTCACAGTAAGGACCCAGATTTAGCCAATACACTGTAAAGCCTATGATCAGTCATAACAGTCTGACTTTGACAGATGatcattccattaaaaaaaaaaaatcacaaatttgtactttcttccccctttctggTCAAAAGCCAATcggaaaagatttaaaaatatattgcataGCATGACTGACTCCCTCAAATAAATCAGTCCCCTAAAAGTGCAAGATGAGAGCTGCTTTGGAAATATTTCCTGTAAGAAAAtaactacatgaaaaataatgTTCTATGTATCTGTAGTTTTTCTATGGCCTCTCCAACAAAGTTTTCTCCATATAATTTCTATTAATAGCTCTAAAAGATGGCAACATTTTACTATCATGCAgacactttcagtttctttttcttggccTTCAGTACAGGAGGCAGAGAAATCTTAAAGGCTGTCTCGCAGGTAGTGCAGATAGGGCTGAAATTGCAGAATATTGACAAACACACAGAACAGACATAACCGATTTCAATGAGACTGCGATGACAGAAGCACGCGGCCCTGTAGTCTACATGAATTGGGGGCGGCAGGATTAGCTGAGATCTCTGATAATGATCAGGAAGGAAAACCCACTGTTGGAGAGTCCTGAATCGGAGTCTAAAACACAGGCATCGATCAAAATATTCTGTTTCTGTGCTGCAAAAATTACATTCATGAAGTTCATATACTGCAATGCACTGTCTTCTGCAGCCTTAATCACCAATATCCTTGATTTCATTTCCTGATTATCTTTTACTTCCTTGTTCATTCTATGAATGTAGCAAAGGGCTTTGGCAAGGGACCCTGCCAGCAGAGTCTCTGTATTTTGACCTTTTATGTCACTATTGGTCATTAGATCTTTAATCTCTTTAGCAATAATTTCATTTGCTGCTGTTAACAGCTCGTATTTCCCGTCTTTACTCCCTGAGGGATTAAACTCAGAAGAAGGGTTGCAAGGGTCTCCAAAGAAGTCTCCCAGTCGGCCATTCTTTCCAGGATACAAGAATCGACTTTCTTGAATGTGACTTGCTATCACAGCGAGTTTGTTGGAACGATTCATGAATAAATGGGAATTCCCCAGCACCATAACAGCATCTATGCATTTTGACAGAGTAAACTGAGATTCCTTCAATGCTTGTTTTCCCCACCAAATTGGGTTGGTATCAACTATGATAACTAGAAGATTCAATTCATCCTCTGCTTCCAGTACCACTGCCTCTTCTCCCTCTTCGTCCACCAAGTCGCTGTGGTCATTCCTACCTAgatattgagcacttactacaaCATATAAATTCTTTGAGGGTGGGGatgtttgtctattttgttcacttctTACCCTCAGCTCTTAGCTCACTGACTAGCatatagcagatgctcaataaatatccaGTCAATGAATCCAAAGATACTTGCTTTTTAAGTACCGTCAGAGACCATGGCGGTCCGAGCACCTCAGCACAGGAGCGGAGGCCGCCAGGGGACTACTTTACCTTTTAAATGTACTAATGATGTAATTTCAATTCTCTGATTCAACCTGGCATTTTACCTTTGATAGATGATAGCACCAAGGAGCATTTAGCATCTTCTCAGGCTTGAATATGTTCTTCAGGGTACAGATAGGGAAAATGTAAAGTACTTTTGGTCCTTGATTTTACACAGTAGTGGCTACAAAAACTCCATATCTCTCTGTGTGGAACTCTAGGACACCTATGGTGTTAAGGCCTTTTGACCTGTGTATGGAAAATTGGTGTAAAGTCCCCTGTGATGTATTGCCTTgttagaaaagagagagattggcAGGTATAAGAACAGGAATGGCAAGTCCTTAGTATGTCCTTGATATGTCCAGTTTGTCTTTTTCTGGAATTGTAGAGCTGTATCCTCTTTGGACATCACCTTCATTTTGAGATCATAATTCTCAGTGGGAAGGAACTTTGAAAGTTAACTGATTCAACCTCTCAGGCATTGAAGGCAAGGCCCTCTGGTATCTTCACAGATGATCTTTTAATATCTATTTGGGTATTTCTACTTTTGGGGAGCTTACTGTCAACCACAGCAGTGGAGTCCATGGGTTCAATCTCTCTGGTTTCTCAGTAAATTTTCACAGCACAAAAGGAATACCTAATACTTCCATTTATTAAGTAGTTAAATCCAAGCAACTTAAGTATTTACAGCCTAATAACAGTagtcatttgaaaaaaatgataaacataattgaaggaaaaatgtttttattttagtctatttaaaataattgcatttaCTTAACTAACGAGATGTGCTTGCCTGTTAGACAGTTTCTCAAACCTTGGAACCATATTGAACATTACCATCCTCATTTTCTGTTTCACATTTCATGAAATACTTACTTTTTATCAAGTATTTGAGAAAACTCAGCTTTTACAAAGATATCTTGTGAAAGGAACGTGGCATGATCTAATGTTGAAATTGTGAGCTACCTCGAGCTAGAAGTTCATGAGGCACCACAGATATTAAGTATTGCCGTGTTTCCCTCAAAAATGTAGAATGTTTTCTGGCACCTCTGTGAGTTTGCTGCAGTGCCCCTGATACTTCACTTTGGTAATCTCAGGTCTAGTCCATTgtattaatttttagaaaattattatgTCAAATTAAAATGTACAAACTAAGTATGGTCTTTAGTGGAGTAGGGGGCTTAGGTTCAGGCATTATCAGTTGTTGAGCTAGAGAAGATGCTTTCTGACTTGGAACCTGGGTAAGGCCTGTACCCTGGGATTCGGTTAAATCTCAGAGACCTTTCAGCAGTCTATCAATACAGCCCTGAACTCGACTGAGTCCATCTCGGAGGCAAGTGAATCATAGTAAGTCCTGTACCCCAGAATTTTGTGGGATGATTTTCCTGTTCACCTGGAAGCATACTGGTTAAATCTCAAAAGACCTTCAGCATTTCACCAATACAGCCCTGAACTCAATTGAGTCCATCTCGGAAGCAAGTGAATCATAAAGGATGAATTGTCCTCCCTTGTTTCTGTTGATTTGGAAGACTAGATGAGC encodes the following:
- the CRK gene encoding adapter molecule crk isoform X3 → MAANFDSEERSSWYWGRLSRQEAVALLQGQRHGVFLVRDSSTSPGDYVLSVSENSRVSHYIINSSGPRPPVPPSPAQPSPGVSPSRLRIGDQEFDSLPALLEFYKIHYLDTTTLIEPVSRSRQGSGVILRQEEAEYVRALFDFNGNDEEDLPFKKGDILRIRDKPEEQWWNAEDSEGKRGMIPVPYVEKYRPASASVSALIGDSFSNLGTILNITILIFCFTFHEILTFYQVFEKTQLLQRYLVKGTWHDLMLKL
- the CRK gene encoding adapter molecule crk isoform X1 produces the protein MAANFDSEERSSWYWGRLSRQEAVALLQGQRHGVFLVRDSSTSPGDYVLSVSENSRVSHYIINSSGPRPPVPPSPAQPSPGVSPSRLRIGDQEFDSLPALLEFYKIHYLDTTTLIEPVSRSRQGSGVILRQEEAEYVRALFDFNGNDEEDLPFKKGDILRIRDKPEEQWWNAEDSEGKRGMIPVPYVEKYRPASASVSALIGGNQEGSHPQPLGGPEPGPYAQPSVNTPLPNLQNGPIYARVIQKRVPNAYDKTALALEVGELVKVTKINMSGQWEGECNGRRGHFPFTHVRLLDQQNPDEDFS
- the CRK gene encoding adapter molecule crk isoform X4, translating into MAANFDSEERSSWYWGRLSRQEAVALLQGQRHGVFLVRDSSTSPGDYVLSVSENSRVSHYIINSSGPRPPVPPSPAQPSPGVSPSRLRIGDQEFDSLPALLEFYKIHYLDTTTLIEPVSRSRQGSGVILRQEEAEYVRALFDFNGNDEEDLPFKKGDILRIRDKPEEQWWNAEDSEGKRGMIPVPYVEKYRPASASVSALIGGR